The following are encoded together in the Brassica napus cultivar Da-Ae chromosome A9, Da-Ae, whole genome shotgun sequence genome:
- the BNAA09G18040D gene encoding membrane protein PM19L has protein sequence MAEQRMQPVASLLLLLNFCMYAIVLGIGAWSMNKAISHGFHIGADYSLPAHFSPIYFPMGNAATGFFVMFSLIAGVAGAASVITGVSHIQSSTTASLPAAVSAATIAWSLTVLAMGFGCKEIELGMRNARLRTMEAFLIILSATQLIYIAAIYVTRK, from the exons ATGGCGGAACAACGAATGCAACCAGTGGCTTCTTTGCTTCTACTCCTGAATTTCTGCATGTACGCCATTGTTCTCGGAATTGGAGCATGGTCCATGAACAAAGCTATCAGCCATGGCTTCCATATtg GTGCGGATTACAGTCTTCCCGCTCATTTCTCGCCAATATATTTTCCGATGGGTAATGCGGCCACCGGATTCTTTGTGATGTTTTCCTTAATTGCCGGAGTTGCTGGAGCTGCCTCTGTTATCACCGGTGTCAGTCATATCCAGTCATCCACTACAGCGAGTCTTCCGGCAGCTGTCTCTGCCGCCACCATTGCTTGGTCGCTCACAGTTTTAGCCATGGG ATTTGGCTGCAAGGAAATTGAACTTGGAATGAGAAATGCCCGTCTG AGGACAATGGAGGCATTTTTAATCATTCTTTCGGCAACACAACTTATCTATATTGCTGCTATATATGTAACTCGAAAATAA